Proteins co-encoded in one Ignavibacteria bacterium genomic window:
- a CDS encoding glycosyltransferase produces MPEILFFLPFFLLFHSYVLYPVLVWAFATSTRNRKSKSASDINDLHRQHPLQPDEDRPLISVLIAAYNEEKVIARTLACLLNSKITAGTFEIIVGSDNSKDKTGDIVTAISAEHPNVKFFHSGKRRGKTGILNWIYQEAKGDILVFCDSNMMFDENALQRLAENFYDRRVGGVSGEIHLQESVSGNQEGSYWSFESWLKAQEGILGKLIGANGGIYAIRRELYFEYPEGLPLNDDFVTCMKVLAKGHKFNYDKSAFALEEPSPSNEDEFKRKKRIQISNLGSLRFLSEFWFPFGNVAAFFLWSHKILRWMTPFLLIIMFAGVVLSSVFWNFYSIILVAILSSLVMAFLGFVLGRLGIKSSPFLLFYYFYGTITAFLFGTFAYFTMQKTSTWEPTRRS; encoded by the coding sequence ATGCCCGAAATATTGTTTTTTCTACCTTTCTTCCTGCTCTTTCACAGTTATGTTTTGTATCCTGTTTTGGTGTGGGCATTTGCAACTTCCACAAGGAATCGGAAGTCAAAATCTGCATCAGATATTAACGATTTGCATCGTCAGCATCCTTTGCAACCGGATGAAGACCGACCGCTGATTTCGGTACTGATAGCTGCATATAATGAAGAAAAAGTGATCGCCAGAACTCTTGCCTGCCTGCTTAATTCGAAGATAACGGCAGGAACTTTTGAAATTATAGTGGGCAGCGACAACTCGAAAGATAAAACAGGAGATATTGTTACAGCGATTTCAGCAGAACATCCCAATGTAAAATTCTTTCATTCAGGTAAACGGCGTGGAAAAACAGGGATTCTTAACTGGATTTACCAGGAAGCCAAAGGTGATATCCTCGTTTTTTGCGATTCAAATATGATGTTCGATGAGAATGCTTTGCAAAGACTTGCGGAGAATTTTTATGACAGGCGTGTCGGGGGTGTATCGGGAGAAATTCATCTTCAAGAGAGCGTTTCCGGGAATCAGGAGGGGAGTTACTGGAGTTTTGAATCGTGGTTGAAGGCACAAGAGGGTATTTTGGGAAAACTGATTGGAGCAAATGGAGGAATTTATGCCATCAGAAGAGAACTTTATTTCGAGTATCCCGAAGGTCTGCCTTTAAATGATGATTTTGTTACCTGTATGAAGGTACTCGCGAAGGGTCATAAATTCAATTACGACAAAAGTGCTTTCGCACTCGAGGAGCCTTCCCCATCGAATGAGGATGAGTTTAAGAGAAAAAAACGGATACAGATAAGCAATTTGGGCAGCTTGCGTTTCCTCTCGGAATTCTGGTTTCCTTTCGGAAATGTCGCAGCTTTTTTCCTCTGGTCTCATAAAATACTCAGATGGATGACCCCGTTTTTGCTGATCATCATGTTCGCCGGGGTTGTATTGAGCTCTGTGTTTTGGAATTTTTATTCAATCATCCTTGTGGCCATTCTCTCCAGTTTGGTGATGGCATTTCTTGGTTTTGTTCTTGGCAGGTTGGGAATTAAGTCGTCCCCGTTTCTATTGTTTTACTATTTTTACGGAACAATCACTGCATTTCTGTTCGGTACATTTGCCTATTTTACGATGCAAAAAACATCGACATGGGAGCCGACGAGAAGGAGTTAG
- a CDS encoding UDP-glucose/GDP-mannose dehydrogenase family protein, which produces MNIAVIGTGYVGLVTGTCFAEVGNNVICIDNDQKKLEKLNNHKITIYEPGLEVVYERNFINGRLSFTDDLPSAVRASDIIFLCLPTPQDEDGSADLTHVMNITIRIGDILQGNNDYKLIINKSTAPVGTGEKIKSILTEKKIKNFDVASNPEFLREGFAVEDFMKPDRVVVGSDSPRALELLRELYEPFVNQDNPLIEMDIRSAEVTKYASNGFLATKITFMNDLARFCEKADANIDLIRMGMGADGRIGKKFLLAGIGYGGSCFPKDVNALIKTSEDFGAKLSILTEVDKINKTQRLHFFNKIKKHFKGDLKNKKLAVWGLAFKPDTDDMREAPSVTVIRLLLNEGAAVTAYDPVASENAKFYLGNSIVYASDKYEALKGADALVIFTEWAEFKRPKFTILKENLANHTIFDGRNIFELKEMQKENFNYFSIGRKTILKAVE; this is translated from the coding sequence ATGAATATTGCAGTTATCGGAACAGGATATGTAGGTCTGGTTACAGGAACATGCTTTGCAGAAGTGGGAAACAATGTTATCTGCATTGACAATGACCAGAAAAAACTTGAAAAACTAAACAACCACAAAATTACCATCTACGAGCCCGGTCTCGAAGTTGTTTATGAGCGGAATTTTATCAACGGAAGACTTTCCTTCACAGATGACCTGCCTTCCGCAGTTCGCGCCTCCGATATTATTTTTCTCTGCCTTCCGACTCCACAGGACGAGGATGGTTCTGCCGATCTTACCCATGTAATGAATATAACCATTCGAATCGGTGATATACTGCAGGGAAACAACGATTACAAATTGATTATCAACAAATCAACCGCCCCGGTCGGGACAGGTGAAAAGATTAAAAGCATCCTCACCGAAAAGAAAATAAAAAATTTCGATGTTGCTTCTAATCCTGAATTCCTTCGTGAAGGATTTGCTGTCGAAGACTTTATGAAACCCGATCGTGTAGTAGTGGGTTCAGATTCTCCCAGGGCTCTCGAACTGTTGCGTGAACTCTATGAACCGTTCGTAAATCAGGATAATCCGTTAATCGAAATGGATATCAGAAGCGCGGAAGTTACGAAGTACGCTTCAAACGGCTTTCTCGCCACAAAAATTACATTTATGAACGATCTCGCAAGGTTCTGCGAAAAAGCTGATGCAAACATCGACCTGATTAGAATGGGAATGGGTGCTGACGGCAGAATAGGAAAAAAATTCCTTCTCGCAGGCATCGGTTATGGCGGTTCCTGTTTCCCAAAAGATGTGAATGCGCTGATAAAGACTTCAGAGGATTTTGGAGCAAAACTGTCAATCCTCACTGAAGTTGATAAAATTAACAAGACTCAAAGACTTCACTTCTTCAACAAAATAAAGAAGCACTTCAAAGGTGACCTAAAAAACAAAAAACTCGCTGTCTGGGGACTGGCATTCAAACCCGACACAGATGACATGCGGGAAGCCCCCTCTGTAACCGTAATCAGACTCCTCCTCAACGAAGGAGCTGCAGTTACTGCTTACGATCCTGTAGCTTCTGAGAATGCAAAGTTCTATCTTGGCAACAGTATAGTATATGCTTCCGACAAGTATGAAGCTCTCAAAGGTGCAGATGCACTCGTAATCTTTACAGAATGGGCAGAATTTAAGCGGCCTAAATTTACAATTCTGAAAGAAAATCTCGCGAATCACACAATTTTTGACGGCAGAAATATTTTCGAACTCAAAGAGATGCAAAAAGAGAACTTCAACTATTTCTCGATTGGCAGAAAAACTATTTTGAAGGCTGTTGAATGA
- a CDS encoding SDR family oxidoreductase, translated as MRKTAVVTGGAGFIGSFLCEKLLSLDMKVICLDNLITGNINNVGHLFGNDGFSFIKHDVTNFIHVPGNVDYILHFASPASPLDYLQFPIQTLKVGSLGTHKALGLAKEKNAVFLLASTSEVYGDPLVHPQSEDYWGNVNSVGPRGVYDEAKRFAESLTMAYNRYHSVRTRIARIFNTYGPRMRLKDGRALPEFIQQALTGEPLTVFGDGSQTRSFCYIDDLVDGLIKLLLSEETGPVNLGNPDEITIKDFAEEIIELTDSNSVLMYMDLPEDDPKVRQPDISRALKILGWSPKVDRKSGILKTIEYFRQQLEHSITH; from the coding sequence ATGAGAAAAACAGCGGTTGTTACGGGTGGTGCCGGGTTCATAGGTTCTTTCTTATGCGAAAAGCTCTTAAGTCTGGACATGAAGGTTATCTGCCTGGACAATCTGATCACAGGTAACATAAATAATGTCGGACATCTCTTTGGCAATGACGGTTTTTCTTTCATCAAACACGATGTTACAAACTTTATTCATGTGCCGGGCAATGTCGATTATATTCTTCATTTTGCTTCTCCTGCTTCACCCTTGGATTATCTGCAGTTCCCTATTCAGACTCTGAAAGTGGGTTCACTAGGAACTCACAAGGCACTTGGTCTCGCCAAGGAGAAAAATGCAGTGTTTCTGCTTGCCTCCACTTCAGAAGTTTATGGTGATCCCCTCGTCCATCCTCAATCTGAAGATTATTGGGGAAATGTAAACTCTGTCGGTCCAAGAGGTGTCTATGATGAAGCAAAAAGATTTGCCGAATCACTCACGATGGCTTATAACAGATATCATTCAGTAAGGACAAGAATAGCCAGAATATTCAATACATATGGTCCAAGGATGAGACTAAAGGATGGCAGGGCGCTTCCGGAGTTCATCCAGCAGGCGCTTACTGGGGAGCCGTTGACAGTTTTCGGAGACGGATCACAAACCCGCAGTTTCTGTTACATAGACGATCTTGTTGACGGACTGATTAAACTGTTACTCTCCGAAGAAACCGGTCCTGTAAATCTTGGAAATCCCGATGAAATCACAATAAAGGATTTTGCAGAGGAGATAATTGAACTAACTGACTCAAATTCTGTGTTGATGTATATGGATTTACCGGAAGACGATCCAAAAGTGCGACAGCCTGATATTTCCCGTGCATTGAAAATTTTGGGCTGGAGTCCGAAAGTCGATCGAAAATCAGGCATCCTGAAAACAATCGAATACTTCAGGCAACAACTGGAGCATTCAATAACTCACTGA
- the def gene encoding peptide deformylase — MTLIPVNQYGDKILRKKAVPVQKIDPELVKFVKDMFETMHNAYGVGLAANQVGSNKSVFVVDISVMKEFPDEKPRVFINPKIIDRSEKTCSYEEGCLSIPDVRADVIRPEKVTISYKDLDFNDQVMEVDGFLCRVIQHEYDHLNGIYFTDCIDETEQKRLKKELIRIKNRKIEVEYPVTPRERD, encoded by the coding sequence ATGACATTAATTCCTGTAAACCAGTACGGCGATAAGATTTTAAGAAAAAAAGCTGTCCCCGTCCAAAAAATTGATCCTGAACTTGTAAAATTTGTAAAAGACATGTTCGAAACTATGCATAATGCATACGGCGTTGGTCTGGCAGCAAATCAGGTAGGCTCCAACAAATCTGTTTTTGTTGTGGATATTTCAGTGATGAAGGAATTCCCGGATGAAAAACCGAGAGTCTTCATTAATCCGAAAATCATCGACAGATCCGAGAAAACCTGCTCCTACGAGGAAGGCTGCCTCTCAATTCCTGATGTTAGAGCCGATGTTATTCGACCCGAAAAAGTAACAATTTCATACAAGGACCTCGATTTTAACGATCAGGTAATGGAAGTTGACGGATTTTTATGCAGAGTGATCCAACACGAGTATGACCATCTTAACGGCATCTACTTCACCGATTGCATCGATGAAACCGAGCAGAAAAGGCTAAAAAAGGAATTAATCAGGATCAAGAACAGAAAAATTGAAGTTGAATACCCCGTTACACCACGGGAACGCGACTGA
- a CDS encoding methionyl-tRNA formyltransferase codes for MRIVFFGTPSIAVRCLEKLQESGKNIVAVVTVTDKEQGRGKKILPSPVKEFALQNSIPVLQPESLKSEEFFSDLRALNADLFIVVAFKILPRSIFSMPKYGSFNLHGSLLPKYRGAAPIQWAIINGDEVTGLTTFALADKVDTGNIYLMKSVVIEPEDNFGSLYEKMSATGAEMVLETVEMIESGNYTLLPQNDELATPAPKITKETCQIDFNNSAINIHNLVRGLSPSPGAFFIHDGKHFKVFRTSPADMTLSPGQFTTTKHQIFVGTGQGALEILEIQPEGKKRMKADEFLRGYKL; via the coding sequence ATGCGAATTGTCTTTTTCGGAACCCCTTCCATTGCCGTAAGGTGTCTTGAAAAACTTCAGGAGTCAGGGAAAAACATTGTTGCAGTAGTTACAGTAACGGATAAGGAACAAGGAAGGGGTAAAAAGATACTTCCTTCACCCGTCAAGGAATTCGCACTCCAAAATTCAATTCCTGTCCTTCAACCAGAATCACTGAAATCAGAGGAGTTTTTTAGCGACCTTCGGGCTCTAAATGCCGACCTGTTTATAGTGGTGGCATTCAAAATTCTCCCCCGCTCAATCTTCTCAATGCCAAAATATGGAAGTTTCAATCTGCACGGATCGCTGCTCCCAAAATACAGAGGTGCTGCCCCGATTCAATGGGCAATAATAAATGGTGATGAGGTAACAGGGCTAACAACTTTCGCCCTCGCTGACAAGGTTGATACCGGAAATATTTACCTGATGAAAAGTGTGGTGATAGAACCTGAAGACAACTTCGGATCACTCTATGAAAAAATGTCCGCCACTGGTGCTGAAATGGTGCTTGAAACTGTTGAAATGATTGAGTCCGGAAATTACACCCTGCTCCCGCAAAACGATGAACTTGCAACTCCCGCACCAAAAATCACCAAGGAGACATGCCAAATAGATTTTAACAATTCTGCAATAAATATTCACAATCTTGTCAGAGGACTCTCCCCATCACCCGGTGCTTTTTTTATACATGACGGGAAACATTTCAAGGTGTTCAGGACTTCACCGGCAGATATGACACTTTCACCCGGTCAGTTTACAACCACAAAACATCAGATTTTTGTTGGTACAGGGCAAGGTGCTCTCGAAATTTTAGAAATTCAGCCTGAAGGCAAAAAGCGAATGAAGGCCGATGAGTTTTTAAGAGGATATAAGCTCTGA
- a CDS encoding acyl-CoA thioesterase, whose amino-acid sequence MENDFSSLKPFELIIPVTPEHIDLLNHVNNLIYVNWIQEAAVTHWNTCAEPQLKESIAFVIARHEIDYKYSARLGDTVVVKTWVGKTRKYLFERYTRIYRQSDSRVFVDALSLWCPIDLKTMRPVRPSPNLISKWSVTEG is encoded by the coding sequence ATGGAAAACGACTTTTCTTCTCTGAAACCCTTTGAATTAATTATCCCCGTCACTCCCGAACATATTGATCTCCTTAACCATGTAAACAATCTTATTTATGTCAACTGGATTCAGGAAGCTGCCGTCACGCACTGGAACACTTGTGCGGAACCTCAACTCAAGGAATCGATAGCTTTCGTAATCGCCCGGCATGAAATTGATTACAAGTATTCTGCAAGACTTGGCGATACAGTCGTAGTCAAAACATGGGTTGGAAAAACCAGGAAATACCTCTTCGAAAGATACACCAGGATTTACAGACAATCAGATTCGAGGGTTTTCGTTGACGCCCTTTCTCTATGGTGTCCCATTGATCTCAAAACAATGCGACCTGTCAGACCTTCTCCTAACTTAATCTCGAAGTGGTCTGTTACCGAAGGCTAA
- a CDS encoding acyl-CoA carboxylase subunit beta, giving the protein MKKIGKPLSEETSFLVREDAYKQVVRKLENERKITHKGGGEKALQKMREKGKMPARERISRLIDQGTSFMELNTFAAYGMYEEWGGAPSSGTVFGIGKIHGRDCVIVANDSTVKAGAWFPVTCKKNLRAQEISIENRLPIIYLVDSAGVFLPLQDEIFPDKEHFGRIFRNNAKMSAMGIPQIAAIMGPCVAGGAYLPIMSDEALIVKGEGSVFLAGSHLVKAAIGEVIDNESLGGAVVQSNISGVTDYVMENDEECIDQIRSLIEKFADSKKAGFSRVRSSPPAFSENEIYGILPDDPIKQYDTYELLARIVDNSEIDEYKAGYGKTIITTYARIDGWAVGIVANQRSVVKSAKGEMQVGGVIYSDSADKATRFILNCNQRKIPLLFLQDVTGFMVGSKAEHGGIIKDGAKMVNAVANSVVPKITIITGNSYGAGNYAMCGKAYDPRFIFAWPAAKISVMGGSQAANVLLDIKIKQLQKKGKELSEEEKLRMHDEIRDSYDSKSSPLYAAARLWIDEVIDPARTREYISRCLEAANNNPDIEEFKVGVIQV; this is encoded by the coding sequence ATGAAAAAAATTGGAAAGCCCCTTTCGGAAGAAACTTCCTTTCTTGTAAGGGAAGATGCGTACAAACAGGTTGTCAGAAAACTTGAAAATGAGCGAAAAATAACTCACAAAGGTGGTGGTGAGAAAGCTCTTCAAAAAATGAGAGAAAAGGGAAAGATGCCTGCCAGAGAGCGAATATCCCGATTGATTGATCAGGGCACTTCTTTCATGGAACTGAATACTTTCGCCGCATATGGAATGTATGAAGAGTGGGGCGGGGCACCAAGTTCAGGTACGGTTTTCGGTATCGGCAAAATTCATGGGAGGGACTGTGTGATAGTTGCCAATGATTCCACTGTAAAGGCAGGAGCCTGGTTCCCCGTCACATGTAAAAAGAATCTCCGCGCACAGGAGATTTCGATAGAAAACAGACTCCCGATAATTTATCTGGTCGACAGTGCTGGAGTATTTCTCCCTCTGCAGGACGAAATTTTCCCTGACAAAGAGCATTTTGGAAGAATTTTTAGAAATAATGCCAAAATGTCTGCGATGGGAATCCCCCAAATAGCTGCAATAATGGGACCATGCGTAGCGGGTGGTGCGTATCTTCCCATAATGAGTGATGAGGCGTTGATAGTGAAAGGTGAGGGATCGGTTTTTCTGGCGGGGTCACACCTCGTTAAAGCCGCAATTGGTGAAGTTATAGATAATGAAAGTCTCGGTGGTGCGGTTGTTCAATCAAATATCTCCGGTGTAACCGATTATGTGATGGAGAACGATGAAGAATGTATCGATCAGATCCGAAGCCTCATAGAGAAATTTGCTGACTCAAAGAAGGCGGGTTTCTCGAGAGTTCGTTCATCTCCACCCGCTTTTAGTGAAAATGAGATTTACGGGATTCTTCCTGATGACCCTATTAAGCAATATGACACTTACGAGTTGCTCGCGAGGATTGTGGACAATTCTGAGATCGATGAGTATAAAGCCGGCTACGGAAAAACGATAATCACCACTTACGCCCGTATCGACGGTTGGGCTGTTGGGATTGTAGCAAACCAACGGTCTGTGGTGAAATCGGCAAAAGGGGAGATGCAGGTCGGAGGTGTTATCTACTCTGACAGTGCCGATAAAGCCACGAGGTTTATCTTAAACTGCAATCAGAGGAAAATTCCACTTCTCTTCCTTCAGGATGTTACCGGTTTCATGGTTGGGAGCAAAGCCGAGCACGGGGGAATTATAAAAGACGGTGCCAAAATGGTAAATGCGGTTGCTAACAGTGTTGTCCCAAAGATCACCATAATCACCGGAAACAGTTACGGTGCCGGTAACTATGCAATGTGCGGGAAGGCTTATGATCCGAGATTTATCTTTGCGTGGCCTGCTGCAAAAATCAGCGTGATGGGCGGAAGTCAGGCTGCCAATGTGCTTCTGGATATTAAGATCAAGCAACTGCAAAAAAAAGGGAAAGAGCTCAGCGAGGAAGAAAAACTCAGAATGCACGATGAGATAAGGGATTCTTACGACAGCAAATCTTCTCCTCTTTATGCGGCTGCCAGGCTATGGATTGATGAAGTTATTGATCCTGCAAGAACGAGAGAATATATTTCCCGGTGTTTGGAAGCAGCGAATAACAATCCCGATATTGAGGAATTCAAGGTGGGAGTTATACAGGTTTAA